One genomic region from bacterium encodes:
- a CDS encoding alpha/beta hydrolase, with protein sequence MSAPARAQQPDLDGAWLGTLEAGAIKLRLVFRFTRQVDGTYGAALDSPDQGARGIPASSVEVKGDSVRVTLASLNAVYRGALQPGAARIAGTFTQHGMSFPLELARTDEVPDPGRPRPQDPKEPLPYHSEDVVYENPAAPGVRLAGTFTRPREPGRYPAALLITGSGPQNRNEEIMGHRPFLVLADHLTRRGIAVLRVDDRGVGESTGDFSTATSADFASDVRAGVAYLKSRDDVDPAAIGLIGHSEGGLIAPMVAAESDDVAWIVLMAGPGLPGDSILILQAELIARASGAPDTAIRWNQELQRTLFRILREEPSDSAARERVRAALRAFHERTRAALGQRPAEGTEAEAREAAIEQQVRQVVTPWYRYFIDYDPRPTLRRVKVPVLALNGSLDLQVPSDPNLAAIREALEQGGNRNVTIIEFPGLNHLFQTAKTGAPAEYAEIEETIAPAVLETIAEWVLGVSGRK encoded by the coding sequence ATGTCTGCGCCCGCGCGCGCGCAGCAGCCGGACCTGGACGGCGCGTGGCTCGGGACGCTCGAGGCGGGCGCGATCAAGTTGCGCCTCGTCTTCCGTTTCACCCGCCAGGTGGACGGCACGTACGGCGCGGCGTTGGACAGCCCGGACCAGGGTGCGCGCGGGATCCCGGCGAGCTCGGTGGAGGTGAAGGGCGACAGCGTACGCGTCACGCTGGCCTCGCTGAACGCCGTCTACCGCGGAGCGCTGCAACCCGGCGCCGCGCGCATCGCGGGCACGTTCACGCAGCACGGCATGAGCTTCCCGCTGGAGCTGGCCCGGACCGACGAGGTGCCCGACCCGGGGCGGCCGCGGCCGCAGGATCCGAAGGAGCCGCTGCCGTACCACTCGGAGGACGTCGTCTACGAGAACCCCGCGGCGCCGGGCGTGCGGCTGGCCGGCACGTTCACGCGCCCGCGGGAGCCGGGGCGCTACCCCGCCGCGCTCCTGATCACGGGATCGGGCCCGCAGAACCGCAACGAAGAGATCATGGGCCACCGGCCGTTCCTCGTCCTGGCGGACCACCTGACCCGGCGAGGCATCGCGGTGCTGCGGGTGGACGACCGGGGCGTGGGCGAGAGCACCGGCGACTTCAGCACCGCGACGAGCGCGGACTTCGCCAGCGACGTGCGGGCCGGCGTCGCGTACCTGAAGTCGCGCGATGACGTGGACCCCGCGGCCATCGGACTGATCGGCCATTCCGAGGGCGGACTCATCGCGCCGATGGTCGCCGCGGAGTCGGACGACGTCGCGTGGATCGTGCTCATGGCGGGCCCCGGCCTGCCGGGCGACTCGATCCTCATCCTCCAGGCCGAGCTGATCGCGCGGGCCAGCGGCGCACCGGACACGGCGATCCGGTGGAACCAGGAGCTGCAGCGCACGCTGTTCCGGATCCTGCGCGAGGAGCCGTCCGACAGCGCGGCCCGGGAACGCGTACGCGCGGCGCTCCGCGCGTTCCACGAGCGGACCCGCGCGGCACTCGGCCAGCGGCCCGCGGAGGGCACGGAGGCCGAGGCGCGGGAGGCCGCCATCGAGCAGCAGGTCCGGCAGGTCGTGACGCCGTGGTACCGGTACTTCATCGACTACGACCCGCGGCCCACGCTGCGGCGCGTCAAGGTGCCGGTGCTCGCCCTCAACGGCTCCCTGGACCTCCAGGTGCCGTCGGATCCCAACCTCGCCGCGATCCGCGAAGCGCTCGAGCAGGGCGGCAACCGGAACGTGACGATCATCGAGTTCCCGGGCCTCAACCACCTGTTCCAGACCGCGAAGACCGGCGCGCCGGCCGA